The following coding sequences lie in one Candidatus Nitrospira allomarina genomic window:
- a CDS encoding SPW repeat domain-containing protein encodes MHPGKEIVSGEMGEKADEVKTPSNTLIITGSSGLIGSSFIDRVGESYWEMAFDREGPPHPPPSTEHIIDCDLSSDTSVSAALDKVRRLGCTHIASVIHLAAYYSFSGNPSPLYEQVTVRGTERLLRGLRDFKIEQFIFSSTMLVHAPCEPGQSINEDSPLGPKWDYPKSKVKTEQLILRERGDVPVVFLRIAGVYDDRCHSIPISHQIKRIYERKMVAHVFPGDITHGQSFVHLDDLIEALVLVVERRKSLPAVTTLLIGEPETLNYDELQRAISRQLHNEDWKTYRIPRSVAKIGAWLQGLLPGPGQFIKPWMIDLADDHYALDVGRARKLLGWEPQNSLRETLPKMTAALKADPAGWYKENKLKANNPSPDRLTWPHVANMFLGLWLIGSAPALGQIKPALFWSDLASGAGVILFSSFAIRHAWAAWAGCAVGLWVMSAPLLFWAPNAAVYNNDLITGALIIAFSVIIPQLGLSPPTLNSRTGTGLRGGMNDPATLAPHLLPSSDEREKDSWREWSGSGIPPGWSYNPSGWEQRLGIVFLAMLGFFLSRYLAAFQLGHIPHPWDPIFGNGTRQVLTSDISKMFPVSDAGLGALSYLLDALAGLIGGRRRWRTMPWMVLLFGLFIIPPGVTSIVLVILQPVSIGAWCTLCLVAAVVMLLMVPPALDEVIATSQFLLRTRNEGGSVWRALWLGEGHAEEEPASTQVRSSLKEVIHGIEVFSAPWNLLLSALAGMWLMAMPSVLGLNGMAADSTHIVGALVVTLAVVAFAEPARLVRYFNVLCGVWLILAPWLVAGGTSAWLWSSVVSGLALMALSLRCGPVEDRYAGWQRFIR; translated from the coding sequence ATGCATCCGGGCAAAGAAATTGTGTCCGGTGAGATGGGAGAAAAAGCTGACGAGGTAAAAACCCCGTCCAACACTCTCATCATCACGGGCAGCAGCGGTTTGATCGGCAGTTCCTTCATTGATCGCGTGGGGGAGAGCTACTGGGAAATGGCCTTTGATCGGGAAGGCCCGCCTCATCCTCCGCCTAGCACCGAGCACATCATCGACTGCGACCTCAGTTCGGATACCAGCGTGAGCGCCGCGCTTGACAAAGTGCGTCGGCTTGGCTGCACACACATCGCCTCGGTCATTCATCTGGCCGCCTACTACAGTTTCTCCGGAAATCCCAGTCCGCTCTATGAACAGGTCACCGTACGGGGCACCGAGCGGCTGTTGCGTGGGTTGCGTGACTTCAAAATCGAACAGTTTATATTTTCCAGCACGATGCTTGTGCATGCACCATGCGAACCCGGTCAATCCATCAATGAAGATTCCCCCCTCGGACCGAAATGGGATTACCCGAAGTCAAAGGTCAAGACGGAGCAACTCATTTTGCGGGAACGAGGTGACGTGCCAGTGGTTTTCCTGCGTATCGCCGGTGTGTATGACGACCGCTGCCATTCGATCCCTATCTCACATCAAATCAAGCGAATCTATGAGAGAAAGATGGTCGCCCATGTGTTTCCCGGCGACATCACGCACGGACAATCCTTCGTGCATCTTGACGACCTCATCGAGGCCCTGGTGCTCGTCGTCGAACGTCGCAAATCACTTCCGGCCGTTACCACGCTGCTCATCGGCGAGCCGGAAACCCTCAACTACGACGAACTCCAGCGGGCCATCAGCCGTCAGCTACACAACGAGGACTGGAAGACCTATCGCATTCCCAGGTCGGTCGCAAAGATCGGGGCCTGGCTTCAGGGCTTGTTACCCGGCCCAGGCCAGTTCATCAAGCCATGGATGATCGATTTGGCAGATGACCATTACGCGCTCGATGTCGGGCGCGCCCGCAAGCTTCTGGGGTGGGAGCCGCAAAATTCCCTACGCGAGACGTTACCCAAGATGACCGCTGCGCTCAAGGCGGACCCGGCCGGCTGGTATAAGGAAAATAAGCTGAAGGCGAACAATCCGTCACCGGATCGGCTGACGTGGCCGCATGTGGCAAACATGTTTCTCGGCCTTTGGCTGATTGGCTCTGCGCCCGCCCTCGGGCAGATAAAACCCGCGCTATTCTGGAGCGATCTGGCAAGTGGAGCGGGGGTGATTCTCTTCAGCTCGTTCGCAATTCGCCATGCGTGGGCAGCTTGGGCCGGGTGTGCGGTCGGACTTTGGGTGATGAGCGCCCCGCTGCTGTTTTGGGCGCCGAACGCCGCAGTTTACAATAACGACCTGATCACCGGCGCCCTCATAATAGCCTTTTCCGTCATCATTCCCCAGCTCGGGCTTTCTCCCCCCACCCTCAACTCAAGAACAGGGACAGGCCTGAGGGGAGGGATGAATGATCCGGCCACCTTGGCTCCCCATCTCCTGCCTTCTTCAGATGAGAGAGAAAAGGATTCCTGGAGGGAATGGTCCGGCTCCGGGATTCCCCCGGGCTGGAGTTATAATCCGTCCGGGTGGGAGCAACGATTGGGAATCGTGTTTCTGGCGATGCTCGGGTTTTTTCTCTCGCGTTATTTGGCGGCGTTTCAACTCGGGCATATCCCCCATCCGTGGGATCCCATTTTTGGTAATGGCACAAGGCAAGTGCTCACCTCGGACATCTCAAAAATGTTTCCTGTGTCGGATGCGGGACTAGGTGCACTCTCGTACCTGTTGGACGCCCTCGCCGGATTGATTGGTGGACGTCGGCGCTGGCGTACGATGCCGTGGATGGTGTTGCTGTTCGGACTGTTTATTATTCCGCCGGGCGTGACCAGCATTGTGCTCGTGATTCTCCAGCCGGTCAGCATCGGCGCCTGGTGTACACTTTGTCTGGTGGCGGCGGTCGTGATGCTCCTGATGGTACCGCCGGCGTTAGATGAAGTGATTGCCACCAGTCAATTTCTTCTCCGCACGCGAAACGAAGGTGGAAGCGTGTGGCGGGCCTTGTGGCTCGGGGAAGGCCACGCGGAGGAAGAACCAGCGTCCACACAAGTACGCTCATCTCTCAAGGAAGTCATTCACGGCATTGAAGTGTTCTCCGCACCATGGAACCTCTTGCTGAGCGCGCTCGCGGGCATGTGGCTCATGGCAATGCCCTCGGTTCTCGGTCTGAACGGGATGGCGGCGGACAGTACGCACATCGTTGGCGCGCTGGTCGTGACCCTGGCCGTGGTAGCATTCGCCGAACCGGCGCGCTTGGTGCGCTATTTTAACGTGCTTTGCGGCGTGTGGCTCATACTCGCGCCGTGGCTTGTAGCAGGCGGCACGTCAGCCTGGCTCTGGAGCAGTGTCGTCAGTGGACTTGCGCTTATGGCCTTGAGTTTACGCTGCGGCCCGGTTGAGGATCGATATGCCGGCTGGCAGCGATTTATCCGTTGA
- a CDS encoding NAD(P)-dependent alcohol dehydrogenase translates to MKVYGYGTKSSDIELAPVTFERKDAREGEVEFKVLYCGVCHSDLHQIKNDWNNSLYPCVPGHEILGEVTAVGEGVTKFEKGDLIGVGCMVNSCQECDPCKKDAENYCQGPKSCTLTYNGPKNPDGTNSYGGYTTNMVVREEFGLTIPENLDPKYVGPIMCAGITVYSTMIHWNLEEGKTLGVAGIGGLGNMAIKLGKALGAEVVAFTRSEDKRDEILEMGADKVVISKDEDEMKEAAQSLDLLINTIPVPHDIAPYIDLMKTDSTIVIVGNMIKFPEFSPGPMVFNRIQLAGSLIGGIKETQEVLELCAKHDIKPSIKMIKMDEINNVLKTLENGNDVDFRHVIDMESLHSKIHDIKDSATELDQPIRGNVVNRKSA, encoded by the coding sequence ATGAAAGTTTATGGCTACGGCACAAAATCGTCCGATATAGAGCTAGCCCCGGTAACATTCGAAAGAAAAGATGCGCGAGAGGGCGAAGTTGAATTTAAAGTTTTATATTGCGGTGTTTGTCATTCTGATTTGCACCAGATCAAAAACGATTGGAATAATTCACTATACCCGTGCGTACCAGGCCATGAAATATTAGGAGAAGTGACGGCCGTTGGTGAGGGTGTCACTAAATTTGAAAAAGGCGATCTTATTGGTGTTGGCTGTATGGTCAATAGCTGTCAAGAATGCGATCCTTGCAAAAAAGACGCGGAGAATTATTGCCAAGGCCCTAAAAGCTGCACGTTGACTTATAACGGACCTAAAAATCCGGATGGTACAAATTCTTACGGTGGCTATACAACCAACATGGTTGTGCGCGAGGAATTTGGCCTTACGATTCCTGAAAATTTGGATCCCAAATATGTCGGCCCTATTATGTGTGCCGGTATTACCGTTTATTCTACTATGATTCATTGGAATTTGGAAGAAGGCAAAACCCTTGGTGTGGCCGGGATTGGTGGATTAGGCAATATGGCCATTAAACTTGGTAAAGCTCTTGGCGCTGAAGTTGTCGCTTTCACCCGCAGCGAAGATAAAAGAGACGAAATATTAGAAATGGGTGCGGATAAAGTTGTCATCTCAAAAGATGAAGATGAGATGAAAGAAGCTGCGCAAAGCCTTGATCTTCTCATTAACACAATTCCAGTGCCGCACGATATTGCCCCGTATATTGATCTTATGAAGACGGATTCAACGATTGTTATTGTTGGTAATATGATCAAGTTCCCGGAATTCTCACCGGGCCCTATGGTTTTCAACCGCATACAGCTGGCAGGGTCACTTATCGGAGGTATAAAAGAGACGCAAGAGGTTCTGGAGTTGTGTGCAAAGCATGACATTAAACCAAGCATTAAAATGATCAAAATGGACGAAATCAATAATGTTCTGAAAACATTAGAAAATGGAAATGACGTAGACTTCAGGCATGTCATTGATATGGAGTCTCTGCATAGTAAAATACATGACATAAAAGATTCTGCAACCGAGCTCGATCAACCCATACGCGGTAACGTTGTAAATCGCAAATCAGCATAA
- a CDS encoding BrnA antitoxin family protein, translating into MNNRKKIPEFKSEAEERAFWESHDSSEYIDWDKAQTASFPNLKLSTKTISLRLPEGLLDRIKIEANKRDVPYQSLIKTWLSEDVKPR; encoded by the coding sequence ATGAACAATCGAAAAAAAATTCCTGAGTTTAAAAGCGAAGCTGAAGAACGTGCGTTCTGGGAAAGTCATGACTCCAGTGAGTATATAGACTGGGATAAGGCTCAGACTGCCTCTTTCCCAAATCTGAAGCTGTCAACAAAAACCATTTCGCTCCGGCTTCCCGAGGGACTGCTGGATCGTATAAAAATTGAGGCGAACAAGCGCGATGTGCCCTACCAATCCCTTATCAAAACCTGGCTGTCGGAAGATGTTAAACCTCGCTAA
- a CDS encoding type II toxin-antitoxin system Phd/YefM family antitoxin, with the protein MSANNFLRKTKPVNVREAQAQLSKLIKSKSPSMVLSHGKPVSFLVPYEDMLDLVETLDELKDKKFLREIEQARKDYAQGQAVPAERLFKKMDV; encoded by the coding sequence ATGAGTGCAAATAATTTTTTGCGAAAAACCAAGCCTGTTAATGTGCGAGAAGCACAAGCTCAATTGTCGAAGTTGATCAAGTCAAAGTCTCCCTCCATGGTGCTCTCGCATGGCAAACCGGTATCGTTCCTCGTGCCCTATGAAGATATGCTGGATCTTGTCGAAACGCTCGATGAGTTAAAGGACAAAAAGTTCCTTAGGGAAATCGAACAAGCCCGGAAAGACTATGCTCAGGGCCAAGCCGTACCCGCCGAGCGCCTCTTCAAAAAAATGGACGTCTAG
- a CDS encoding gamma-glutamylcyclotransferase family protein — translation MLYYLAYGSNLHPVRLRERVPSAELLDVVELKHYRLSFQKRGQDGSSKCNLAHTGEESDGVYGAIYQIDSAHKPILDRFEGNGYHDSQLTVRFNGKECSCLTYLAQPSYIQNSLKPFHWYKELIVLGARHLRFPDAYVRSIESIESVEDPDEERQIQHQGLIERIQQYSSS, via the coding sequence TTGCTTTATTATTTGGCTTATGGTTCGAACCTCCACCCTGTCCGGTTGCGGGAACGCGTGCCGTCTGCCGAATTGCTTGATGTGGTTGAGTTGAAGCACTACCGACTGTCTTTTCAGAAAAGGGGTCAGGATGGGTCGAGTAAGTGCAACCTGGCCCACACAGGAGAAGAATCGGATGGAGTGTATGGAGCCATCTATCAAATTGATTCAGCCCATAAACCTATCCTCGACCGTTTCGAGGGGAATGGTTATCATGATAGCCAACTCACGGTAAGATTCAATGGCAAAGAGTGCTCCTGCCTTACATACCTGGCTCAGCCATCTTACATTCAAAATAGTCTGAAGCCCTTTCATTGGTATAAGGAACTGATTGTCCTGGGCGCCAGGCATTTACGGTTTCCTGATGCCTACGTTCGTTCCATCGAATCGATCGAATCGGTTGAAGATCCGGACGAGGAAAGACAGATCCAGCATCAAGGGTTAATCGAGCGAATTCAACAATACTCCAGCTCGTAA
- a CDS encoding pyridoxamine 5'-phosphate oxidase family protein, with amino-acid sequence MAIQFPELSDELSQFIGEQKVFFVATAAPDGRINLSPKGQDSLRVLNSCEILWMNLTGSGNETAAHLAEFNRITMMWCAFEGPPRILRVYGAAQVFHPRDARWAEFSSQLPSTTGTRQYVLVSIDRVQTSCGHAVPFMNYVEDRHVLSTWAEKKGEEGISEYWQKKNQLSIDGKPTGILGL; translated from the coding sequence GTGGCTATTCAATTTCCAGAGCTGAGTGATGAGTTAAGCCAATTTATTGGGGAACAAAAAGTATTTTTTGTGGCCACGGCTGCGCCGGATGGAAGAATCAATCTCTCCCCGAAGGGCCAGGATTCACTTCGTGTCCTCAACTCTTGCGAGATTCTCTGGATGAACTTGACCGGCAGCGGAAACGAAACGGCAGCCCATCTGGCCGAATTCAACCGAATAACCATGATGTGGTGTGCTTTTGAAGGGCCGCCACGAATCCTTCGCGTTTATGGGGCGGCCCAAGTTTTTCATCCGAGGGATGCTCGTTGGGCGGAGTTTTCGAGTCAATTGCCTTCCACAACCGGAACACGGCAGTACGTGTTGGTGTCTATCGATCGGGTGCAAACCTCCTGCGGTCATGCTGTGCCTTTCATGAACTACGTTGAAGACCGTCATGTCCTTTCGACGTGGGCTGAGAAGAAGGGCGAGGAAGGGATCTCGGAGTATTGGCAAAAAAAGAACCAGCTCAGTATCGACGGGAAGCCGACAGGGATTCTTGGATTGTAG
- a CDS encoding IS110 family transposase, whose amino-acid sequence MQPVLNVGGDVAKDTVVVACAEQHFPVHEIRNQRTALRTWLKSLPAGSRLGLESTNTSHEVLADLAHAHGHTVFLLNPMETRPYAKAMGARAKTDRVDATLLARLVAQEHQCLRPYTPPTATQRQLDRLIRRRAKLVRIKGMLKLTMNNLSGFASDVKAVLQKLDALLAKLDATMATLAARAPGHRDAQPRIETIVGVGPLVGLSLTNTLERVPFRNADAFVAFIGFDPRAKDSGQKSGRRRLSKRGPAEVRRLLFNVAMAAV is encoded by the coding sequence ATGCAACCCGTTTTGAATGTCGGAGGCGATGTGGCCAAAGACACCGTAGTCGTAGCTTGTGCCGAGCAACACTTTCCAGTTCACGAGATCCGCAATCAGCGCACCGCCTTACGCACGTGGCTCAAGTCTTTGCCCGCCGGCAGTCGCCTTGGGCTCGAATCCACCAATACCTCTCATGAGGTCCTCGCGGATCTGGCGCATGCCCACGGTCACACCGTCTTTCTCTTGAATCCGATGGAAACCCGGCCTTATGCCAAAGCCATGGGCGCGCGGGCGAAAACGGATCGAGTCGATGCGACGTTGTTGGCTCGCTTGGTCGCCCAAGAACACCAGTGCCTGCGGCCTTACACACCGCCGACGGCTACCCAACGCCAACTCGACCGGTTAATTCGGCGGCGGGCCAAGCTCGTCCGGATCAAGGGCATGCTCAAGCTCACGATGAACAACCTCAGCGGGTTTGCCTCTGACGTCAAGGCCGTGCTCCAAAAGTTGGATGCCTTGCTGGCCAAGCTCGATGCCACCATGGCCACGCTGGCGGCCCGGGCGCCCGGGCATCGAGACGCCCAACCGCGGATCGAAACTATCGTGGGCGTCGGCCCGTTGGTCGGGCTGAGCCTCACCAATACGTTAGAGCGGGTGCCGTTCCGCAATGCCGATGCCTTCGTCGCCTTCATCGGCTTCGACCCGCGAGCCAAGGACTCGGGGCAGAAAAGCGGGCGCCGCCGCTTATCCAAACGCGGCCCGGCCGAGGTACGCCGGTTGCTCTTTAATGTTGCCATGGCCGCGGTCTGA
- a CDS encoding NAD(P)-dependent alcohol dehydrogenase — protein MKVYGYGTKSSDVELAPVTFERNDAREGEVEFKVLYCGVCHSDLHQMKNDWDNTLYPCVPGHEILGVVTGVGAGVTKFEKGDLIGVGCMVNSCQECDPCQRDAENYCQGPISCTLTYNGPKDPDGTNSYGGYTTSMVVREEFGLTIPDNLDPKYVGPIMCAGITVYSPMIHWNLEAGQTLGVAGIGGLGNMAIKLGKALGAEVVAFTRSEDKRDEILTMGADKVVISKDEDEMKEAAQSLNLLINTIPVPHDIAPYIDLMKTDSTIVIVGNMIKFPEFSPGPMVFNRIQLAGSLIGGIKETQEVLELCAKHDIKPSIKMIRMDEINDVIKTLENGNDADFRHVIDMESLHNKIKDIKDSATELDRPTRGEFVNRKSA, from the coding sequence ATGAAAGTGTATGGCTACGGCACGAAATCGTCCGATGTAGAGCTAGCCCCGGTAACATTCGAACGAAATGATGCGCGAGAGGGCGAAGTTGAATTTAAAGTTTTATATTGCGGTGTTTGTCATTCTGATTTGCACCAGATGAAAAACGATTGGGATAATACACTATATCCGTGCGTACCAGGCCATGAAATTTTAGGAGTGGTGACGGGCGTTGGTGCGGGCGTCACTAAATTTGAAAAAGGCGATCTCATTGGTGTTGGCTGTATGGTCAATAGCTGTCAAGAATGCGACCCTTGCCAAAGAGACGCGGAAAATTATTGCCAAGGCCCTATAAGCTGCACACTCACTTATAACGGCCCCAAAGATCCGGATGGCACAAATTCTTACGGGGGCTATACAACCAGCATGGTTGTGCGCGAGGAATTTGGCCTTACGATCCCTGATAATTTGGATCCCAAATACGTCGGCCCTATTATGTGTGCCGGAATTACCGTTTATTCTCCGATGATTCATTGGAATTTGGAAGCAGGCCAAACCCTTGGCGTGGCCGGGATTGGTGGATTAGGCAATATGGCCATTAAACTTGGTAAAGCTCTTGGCGCTGAAGTTGTCGCTTTCACCCGAAGTGAAGATAAAAGAGACGAAATATTAACGATGGGTGCGGATAAAGTTGTCATCTCAAAAGATGAAGACGAGATGAAAGAAGCTGCGCAAAGCCTTAATCTTCTCATTAACACAATCCCAGTGCCGCACGATATTGCCCCGTATATTGATCTTATGAAGACGGATTCAACAATTGTTATTGTTGGTAATATGATCAAGTTCCCGGAGTTTTCACCGGGCCCTATGGTTTTCAATCGCATACAGCTGGCAGGGTCACTTATCGGCGGTATAAAAGAGACCCAAGAGGTTCTGGAGTTATGTGCAAAGCATGACATTAAACCAAGCATTAAAATGATTCGAATGGACGAAATCAATGATGTTATAAAAACATTAGAAAATGGAAATGATGCAGACTTTAGGCATGTCATTGATATGGAGTCTCTGCATAATAAAATAAAAGACATTAAGGATTCTGCAACTGAGCTCGATCGACCCACACGCGGTGAATTTGTAAATCGCAAATCAGCATAG